A DNA window from Bacteroidales bacterium contains the following coding sequences:
- the rpsG gene encoding 30S ribosomal protein S7: MRKYKSNQQDRLPDPKFNETLVTRFVNDLMYNGKKSLAFKIFYDTLDIIGERMKNDENTPLDVWKKALENVAPLVEVKSRRIGGATFQVPQEVNPERKTSISIKNLIKYARQRSGRGMKEKLAAEIMAAYNEEGGAFKRKQEIHRMAEANKAFAHFRF; the protein is encoded by the coding sequence ATGAGAAAATATAAAAGTAACCAGCAGGATCGTTTGCCTGATCCAAAATTCAATGAAACCTTAGTGACAAGGTTTGTGAACGATCTGATGTATAATGGAAAGAAATCGTTGGCTTTCAAAATCTTTTATGATACACTGGATATTATTGGAGAAAGGATGAAGAACGATGAAAATACGCCTTTGGATGTATGGAAAAAAGCGCTGGAAAACGTAGCACCATTGGTGGAGGTTAAAAGCCGGAGAATCGGAGGGGCTACTTTTCAGGTACCACAGGAGGTCAATCCTGAAAGAAAAACGTCAATCAGTATTAAAAATCTTATTAAATATGCCAGGCAGCGGAGTGGCAGAGGCATGAAAGAAAAGCTTGCTGCAGAAATTATGGCTGCGTACAACGAAGAAGGCGGAGCTTTTAAACGAAAACAGGAAATTCATAGAATGGCCGAAGCAAACAAGGCTTTTGCGCATTTCAGATTTTAA
- a CDS encoding CDP-alcohol phosphatidyltransferase family protein, translating into MFYRLRNLRNHIPNIITLLNLLFGCLSIAWASHHHFGIAAIFIFLAAIMDFLDGLAANLLKAHSRIGTQLDSLADMVSFGVAPAFLVFINVLLMFSSSLGSHPLSSLSWNFGILIFLPFILSIFAGLRLAKFNIDTRQKAHFIGLPTPAMALFFASAVYLFQTTEIQIFYEVMNTIFFWDGFAILFSILMVSEIKMISLKFRNVRWTDNQFQYLFIGISVILLVSLQAMSIPIIILMYVIFSFVYHLCNSKH; encoded by the coding sequence ATGTTTTACAGGCTAAGAAACCTACGGAATCATATACCAAATATTATTACTTTACTTAACCTTTTGTTCGGGTGTTTGTCTATTGCCTGGGCTTCGCATCACCATTTCGGGATTGCTGCAATATTTATCTTTTTAGCAGCCATAATGGACTTTTTAGATGGTTTGGCTGCCAATCTGTTAAAAGCCCATTCCCGGATTGGGACTCAGCTTGATTCCCTGGCTGATATGGTAAGCTTCGGAGTTGCCCCTGCGTTTTTAGTTTTTATTAATGTTTTGTTAATGTTTTCATCTTCTTTGGGATCCCATCCGCTTTCATCACTGAGCTGGAATTTTGGAATTCTCATTTTTCTCCCTTTTATATTGAGTATTTTTGCAGGATTGAGGCTGGCAAAATTCAATATTGATACCCGGCAGAAAGCACACTTTATTGGTTTGCCAACTCCGGCAATGGCACTTTTTTTTGCTTCTGCTGTATACTTATTCCAAACCACTGAAATACAGATTTTTTATGAGGTAATGAATACCATTTTTTTCTGGGATGGATTTGCCATTTTGTTTTCCATCCTTATGGTATCGGAAATAAAAATGATTTCTCTTAAATTTCGAAATGTGAGATGGACTGATAATCAATTTCAATATTTATTTATTGGAATTTCTGTTATTTTATTGGTATCATTGCAGGCAATGAGTATACCCATTATAATATTAATGTATGTAATATTCTCATTTGTTTATCACTTATGTAATTCAAAACATTGA
- a CDS encoding glutaminyl-peptide cyclotransferase, which yields MIKYLILSFSLLMVQSCSDKKSREEDKTNGSISRESKEENYQKVSTLNFHKKKDNYVIGDRVQFDLSIPDSLTADSVKTYSNSKLQKTITGKQDVIDIPTSNLPVGNNTFKVEAFLSNGKKESHYESLKFLSDIQPKQLTVQIMETYPHDPNAYTQGLFYEKGFLYEGTGKRGRSSLRKVELETGELTNSHALPNEYFGEGISPINGKIIQLTWTSKTGFVYDKENLKLLNKVKYPTQGWGLTTDGEKLIMSDGTATIYFLDPDYFNELSRIKVYNHEGPVKNLNELEYINGKVYANIWQESYIISFDPETGKVLEKIDCSKLVPEQYKNDKDNVLNGIAYDQENQRIFLTGKRWSQVYHVEIINPSNS from the coding sequence ATGATAAAATATCTGATATTATCATTCTCATTATTAATGGTTCAATCCTGTTCCGATAAAAAAAGCAGGGAGGAAGATAAAACAAATGGGTCCATTTCACGAGAGTCAAAAGAAGAGAATTACCAGAAAGTTTCCACACTTAACTTTCATAAGAAAAAAGATAATTATGTAATTGGGGATCGGGTTCAATTTGACCTTTCTATTCCTGATTCACTCACCGCAGATTCCGTGAAAACCTACTCCAATTCCAAACTTCAAAAAACCATTACCGGAAAACAGGATGTAATTGATATTCCAACCTCAAATCTTCCGGTAGGAAATAACACATTTAAAGTGGAAGCCTTTCTCAGTAATGGAAAAAAGGAATCGCATTACGAATCTTTGAAATTTCTCTCGGATATTCAACCCAAGCAATTGACAGTACAAATAATGGAAACTTATCCCCACGATCCCAATGCATATACCCAGGGGCTTTTCTATGAAAAAGGTTTTTTATATGAAGGTACAGGAAAAAGAGGCAGATCATCACTGAGGAAAGTTGAACTGGAAACCGGAGAATTGACCAATAGTCATGCATTACCCAATGAATATTTCGGGGAGGGCATATCACCCATCAATGGTAAAATCATTCAGCTTACCTGGACTTCAAAAACAGGATTTGTATATGATAAAGAAAATCTCAAGCTGCTCAATAAGGTAAAATATCCCACCCAAGGTTGGGGTTTAACAACAGACGGGGAAAAGCTGATCATGAGCGATGGTACTGCCACAATATATTTTCTTGATCCCGATTACTTTAACGAACTAAGCCGGATAAAAGTGTATAATCACGAAGGACCTGTTAAAAACCTTAATGAGCTTGAATACATTAACGGCAAAGTCTATGCAAATATCTGGCAGGAATCCTATATCATCAGCTTTGATCCCGAAACCGGCAAAGTATTGGAAAAAATCGACTGCAGCAAGCTGGTACCTGAGCAGTATAAAAACGATAAGGATAATGTGCTGAATGGAATCGCCTATGATCAGGAAAATCAAAGGATTTTTCTTACAGGGAAACGCTGGAGTCAGGTTTACCACGTTGAAATTATAAATCCTTCAAATTCTTAA
- a CDS encoding PorV/PorQ family protein, with translation MYKYLVLFFTALQPFFCTAQTAKYSNEFLSLGIGAKAFGMANATVAHIDDVTSGYWNPAGLSRLSNNYELGAMHAEYFTGIAKYDYLGGAMRIDSTQHIGASVLRFGVDNIPNTTELIDNQGNIDYDRISYFSAADYALIFSYSRNTPVKNLYYGGNAKIIHRNVGSFASAWGFGFDVGMQYRMNKWQFGGMIRDVTTTFNAWTYNEEELEIEVKDSTFNFAPENNIELTLPKVTLGTAYHISVARNIEALFELNLNVLSDGRRHSLITSKIFSADPRLGAEFNYSQLIYLRMGIGNIQKTEGINGKQTLNYQPNIGVGIHYENIALDYSLTDLGDQSIALYSNIFSLRYSFDGEKNNGSQ, from the coding sequence ATGTACAAGTATTTGGTCTTGTTTTTTACAGCATTACAGCCATTTTTCTGTACAGCCCAAACCGCCAAATACAGTAATGAATTCTTATCGCTGGGCATAGGTGCAAAAGCCTTTGGAATGGCCAATGCAACGGTGGCACATATCGATGATGTAACTTCAGGATATTGGAATCCTGCAGGATTATCCAGACTCAGCAACAATTATGAGTTGGGTGCAATGCATGCAGAGTACTTTACGGGAATAGCCAAATATGACTATCTGGGAGGTGCCATGAGGATTGACTCAACCCAACACATAGGAGCATCAGTGCTGCGTTTTGGTGTGGACAACATACCCAATACTACAGAACTTATAGATAATCAGGGAAACATAGATTATGACAGAATCAGCTATTTTTCGGCTGCCGATTATGCTTTGATCTTCTCCTATTCCCGGAATACACCTGTTAAAAATCTCTATTACGGAGGCAACGCCAAGATAATCCATCGCAATGTAGGAAGTTTTGCTTCGGCCTGGGGATTCGGATTCGATGTAGGTATGCAATACAGGATGAACAAATGGCAGTTCGGTGGAATGATACGTGATGTGACAACCACTTTCAATGCCTGGACTTACAACGAAGAAGAATTGGAAATAGAAGTCAAAGACAGTACCTTTAATTTTGCACCGGAGAACAATATTGAACTCACGTTACCTAAAGTAACACTGGGAACAGCCTACCATATCTCAGTTGCCCGAAATATTGAAGCTTTGTTTGAGTTAAACCTGAACGTGCTTTCCGATGGAAGAAGGCATTCACTGATCACTTCAAAAATATTCAGCGCGGACCCACGCCTGGGTGCAGAATTCAATTACAGCCAGTTAATATATTTGCGTATGGGAATAGGCAATATTCAAAAAACAGAAGGAATAAACGGAAAGCAGACCCTCAATTATCAGCCCAATATTGGAGTGGGCATACACTATGAAAACATTGCCCTTGATTATTCCCTTACCGATCTGGGGGATCAGTCGATAGCCCTGTATTCAAACATTTTCTCATTGAGGTATTCATTTGACGGAGAAAAAAATAATGGATCCCAGTAA
- the rpsL gene encoding 30S ribosomal protein S12, with protein sequence MPTIQQLIRKGRKQTEKKKKSPALDSCPQKRGVCTRVYTTTPKKPNSAMRKIARVRLTNGKEVNAYIPGEGHNLQEHSVVLIRGGRVKDLPGVRYHLVRGTLDSSGVEGRLQGRSKYGAKKPKK encoded by the coding sequence ATGCCAACAATACAGCAATTAATTAGGAAAGGACGAAAGCAAACAGAGAAGAAGAAAAAGTCTCCGGCTTTGGATTCATGTCCTCAGAAGAGAGGGGTTTGTACCAGAGTATACACAACCACTCCAAAGAAGCCCAATTCTGCAATGCGTAAAATTGCAAGGGTAAGGCTGACCAACGGGAAAGAAGTGAATGCCTATATTCCGGGAGAAGGTCATAATCTCCAGGAACACTCTGTCGTTTTGATTCGCGGAGGCAGGGTAAAAGATTTACCGGGAGTGAGGTATCATTTGGTTCGTGGAACATTGGATAGCTCTGGTGTTGAAGGCCGGTTGCAGGGAAGATCAAAGTATGGTGCCAAAAAACCTAAAAAGTAA
- the purS gene encoding phosphoribosylformylglycinamidine synthase subunit PurS: MKKYIAEINVMPLKNLLDPQGKAVFNSMQKMGFEEVSSVRIGKHITMELEAESKEKAMEKVNEACNKILANPVMEGYDYTVEEADN, encoded by the coding sequence ATGAAAAAATATATTGCTGAAATCAATGTGATGCCTTTAAAGAATCTGCTTGACCCTCAGGGAAAAGCTGTGTTCAACAGCATGCAGAAAATGGGTTTTGAAGAGGTTTCTTCTGTTAGGATAGGTAAACATATCACTATGGAACTTGAAGCGGAAAGTAAGGAAAAAGCTATGGAAAAGGTAAATGAAGCCTGTAACAAAATCCTTGCCAATCCGGTTATGGAAGGATATGATTACACTGTTGAGGAGGCGGATAATTGA
- the fusA gene encoding elongation factor G, translating into MNKTLQYTRNIGIMAHIDAGKTTTTERMLYYAGITHKIGEVHDGDAQMDWMVQEQERGITITSAATTCFWEYENHDYKINIIDTPGHVDFTVEVERSLRVLDGAIAVFCGVGGVEPQSETVWHQADKYGVPKIAFVNKMDRQGADFYSVVSQIKDKLKANPIPLQIPIGMSDTFKGVVDLIENKAIVWIDDETLGTNYEYQEIPDELKEEAEKYRNQLIEAVAEYDDALLEKFFEDPASITSDDMMGAIRRATIDMSIVPVLCGSAFKNKGVQKLLDAVISFLPSPVDISAIEGMHLRTSEKLYRKPDVEEPISALVFKIATDPYVGRLAFMRVYSGVLTAKSTLFNPRTEKKERVNRLYQMHANKQNPKERIEAGDICAAVGFKDLRTGDTLCDSNNPILLESIEFPEPVIGVAVEPKTQKEYNKLSTALAKLSEEDPTFTVHTDDNSGQTVINGMGELHLEVIMDRLKREFKVDCNQGTPQVNYKEAITQEVDHHEVFKKQTGGRGKFAEINVKIGPADDDIKGLQFENKIKGGNIPREFIPSVEKGFRDSMQNGVLAGYSMDRMKVVLYDGSYHEVDSDQLSFETVARMAFKNALVKAKPILLEPIMKAEVVTPEEYMGDVIDDFNKRRGNVEGMENKGSAKVIRAAVPLAEKFGYVTTLRTITSGRATSTMEFSHYAEVPKDIARDIIEKAKGKIELV; encoded by the coding sequence ATGAACAAGACATTACAATATACCAGGAATATCGGCATAATGGCACATATCGATGCCGGCAAAACTACCACTACTGAACGGATGCTTTATTATGCCGGTATCACCCATAAAATAGGAGAGGTGCATGACGGAGATGCTCAGATGGATTGGATGGTTCAGGAACAGGAAAGAGGAATAACCATCACATCTGCTGCAACTACATGTTTTTGGGAATATGAGAATCATGATTATAAAATCAATATTATTGATACACCAGGCCACGTAGACTTTACAGTTGAAGTGGAACGATCGCTGCGTGTATTAGACGGAGCGATTGCTGTTTTCTGTGGAGTAGGAGGCGTTGAACCGCAGTCCGAAACAGTTTGGCACCAGGCTGATAAGTACGGAGTGCCCAAAATTGCGTTTGTTAATAAGATGGACCGCCAAGGGGCTGATTTTTATTCAGTGGTTAGTCAGATCAAAGATAAACTGAAGGCCAATCCCATTCCATTGCAAATACCCATTGGGATGAGTGATACATTTAAAGGCGTGGTTGATCTTATTGAAAATAAGGCTATTGTTTGGATTGATGATGAAACTTTGGGTACCAATTATGAATATCAGGAGATTCCCGATGAATTGAAAGAAGAGGCGGAAAAATACAGAAATCAGCTTATTGAAGCTGTCGCTGAATATGATGATGCCCTTCTGGAAAAATTCTTTGAAGATCCGGCTTCTATTACCAGTGATGATATGATGGGAGCCATTCGAAGAGCCACTATTGACATGAGTATTGTACCTGTTCTTTGTGGTTCAGCCTTCAAGAACAAGGGAGTTCAAAAATTACTGGATGCTGTTATCAGCTTCCTGCCTAGTCCTGTGGATATAAGCGCTATTGAGGGAATGCATCTTAGAACCAGTGAGAAGCTTTACAGGAAACCCGATGTAGAAGAGCCTATATCTGCTCTTGTATTCAAAATTGCCACCGACCCATATGTCGGAAGGCTTGCCTTTATGAGGGTTTATTCCGGAGTGCTCACTGCGAAATCGACCTTGTTTAACCCACGAACAGAAAAAAAAGAGCGTGTAAACAGACTGTACCAGATGCACGCTAATAAACAGAATCCTAAAGAACGGATTGAGGCGGGAGATATATGTGCGGCTGTTGGTTTCAAGGACCTCAGGACCGGCGATACCCTCTGTGATTCCAATAATCCTATACTGCTGGAATCTATTGAATTTCCCGAACCGGTTATTGGAGTGGCTGTGGAACCTAAAACCCAGAAAGAGTACAATAAGCTTTCCACAGCTCTTGCCAAGCTTTCAGAAGAGGACCCCACTTTTACGGTGCATACCGACGATAATTCAGGACAAACTGTTATCAACGGAATGGGTGAGTTGCATCTGGAAGTAATAATGGATAGACTTAAACGAGAATTTAAGGTTGATTGCAATCAGGGTACACCGCAGGTTAATTACAAAGAAGCAATTACCCAGGAGGTTGACCATCACGAAGTATTCAAGAAACAAACCGGTGGGCGCGGTAAATTTGCTGAAATAAATGTTAAGATTGGACCTGCCGATGATGATATTAAAGGTTTGCAGTTTGAGAATAAAATCAAAGGCGGCAATATACCCAGGGAATTTATACCGTCTGTAGAGAAAGGATTTAGAGATTCCATGCAGAATGGTGTTTTGGCTGGATATTCTATGGATAGAATGAAGGTGGTACTCTATGACGGGTCATATCATGAAGTGGATTCCGATCAACTGTCCTTTGAAACCGTTGCCAGAATGGCGTTTAAGAATGCTCTGGTAAAAGCCAAGCCGATTCTGCTTGAGCCAATTATGAAAGCTGAAGTAGTTACCCCTGAAGAATATATGGGTGATGTGATTGATGATTTCAACAAGCGAAGAGGAAATGTTGAAGGAATGGAGAATAAAGGCAGTGCAAAGGTTATAAGGGCTGCTGTGCCTCTTGCCGAGAAATTTGGCTATGTTACGACCTTGCGAACCATCACTTCGGGAAGGGCAACTTCAACCATGGAATTTTCACATTATGCTGAAGTGCCTAAGGATATAGCCAGAGACATTATAGAAAAAGCAAAGGGTAAAATAGAATTAGTATAA